The Niabella beijingensis genomic interval GATCTTTCTGTACAGTGTCACTGCATCCGGTATTGCCTGGTAATCAAAAGGAGGCCGCTGAAACAACGGCCCGCCTTTTTCATCTTTTAAACGGCTTACATACTCCGCATATTTTTTTGCATCATTTTCAGAATCCGCGCCCCCTGTTATTTTACCGACCGGAATGCCGGGGTAACCATACCAGTGGTTCATTAAATCGATGTATTCTGTGGAGTAGGCACTTTGTTTGTTCGAAATAATGGCCAGCAGGCTGGCTTTCCGCTTATCCTGGTATTTATACAACATATCCAGGGCCAGCGCATCATCCACATCGTTGCCCATATCTGTTTCAAAGATGATCTGCGGGACATTTTTTTGCGCATGCAGGGACGCCGGCATCAGGCAGCACCCGATACTACACCATAATACTACTTTTACAAGAATTGCTTTTCTCATATCGCATCGTTTAAACTGTTCTATTTTATCATCCGCACGATCATCTCGTTCCGGTAGGGGATCGACGACTGGGCGCCCATCCTTGTTACTGAAATCGCCGCTGCATCGCAGGCAAACGCTACTGCCGCCTCCAGTGTCCTGGCTTCTGAAAGTGCCACGGCAAGCGCTCCGTTAAATACATCACCGGCAGCGGTGGTATCAACCGCCGTTACCCGGGTTGCAGGAATCCTTGTTACAACACCTCCGGAAAACAGAACGGCACCCTCCGGCCCCATGGTAATGATCACATCCGGGATCCCCATATCATGAATGATCCGGGCGGCTTTTTCCGCATCTTCCATAGTTGTAATTTTTACTCCGGAAAGCATCTCCGCTTCTGTCTGGTTGGGCGTTATCACATCAATATGCTTCAATACATCCTTTGAAAGACTTTCGCTGAAAGGTGCCGGGTTTAAGATTACTTTTATCCCGTTCGCTCTCGCAAACTCCGCGGTTTTCCGTACCGTTTCCATGGGTATTTCCAGCTGCATCAAAATAAGCTGCGCCTTTTTCAGCGCGTTCAGCGCATCTTTGAGATCATCCGCAAAAAGATTGGCATTCGCTCCGGCAGCCACCACGATGCTGTTCTCGCCCTCCTTATCAACCGTTATCAATGCCACACCTGAAGGAAACTCAGGATCCGACAATAAAAAGCGGGTATCAATTCCCTCTTCATCAAAAAGCTGGGAGGACTGTTTACCAAACACATCATTCCCCAGCTTTGATACAAACGCCACGGAGCCGCCCAGCCGGGCTATAGCAACCGCCTGGTTGGCACCCTTGCCGCCGGGGTTCATAAAAAAACTGCCCGCGATCACCGTTTCCCCCGGTACCGGAATATGATCCGCTTTCACCACCATATCCATATTGGTGCTTCCCACAACAATTATCTCAGGATGATTCATCAGAAATTCTTTACTATACTTATTTTAAAAAAACCGGCAGAAATGACTTTTGCAAATCGTCTGATAAAATTAGCCCTTCACATCTGCCATATATTGTTATAATTTTACAGATTTCTTATTTTCAAAAGCATAAAATAAATTAATTTTATTATAATATAATAATAATCAATTTATTGAATCATTAGAAAACATAAAATTTTATAATCTCAATTATAAAAATGATTGCCGCCGTAATTCAACTGATCAGTTCGCTTTCAAAATCGGAAAAGCGGGCCTTTAAACTTTCCACAAAAAAACAGGACGGGGAAAAACAATATGTGCAGCTGTTTGACCTGATCGACAAATATGATTTCAGGGATCATGAAACACTTAAAACCGCATTTGAGAACAGATTACCTGCCGCCTCCCTCGACACGACCGCACAATACCTTTTCCAGCAGATCACCGATTCGCTGGTAACGGCGAAAGCCAAAAGCGAAACAGTTCATAAACTCCTGCATGGACTGCAGCAGGTCTATCTCCTTAAGGAGCGCAATCTTACACAGGAGGCTTATAAATTACTGCTCCAGTTAAAAAAGATGGTTCCGCCCCAGGAATACCTCGCATTACAGTATCTGCTGAAAAGAGAAGAACTGGATTTCTATTCGGACCACGACTTTGCCGGCCTCACGGAAAAAGTGCTTATAGAACACCAGGGAACGGCACGCGACCTGTTGCGGGACCTCCGGAATATGCAGGAACATTATTCGTTATACGAATCATTAAAATACCGGGTAACCCGGGAAGCGAAACAGACACGCACGGATGCCAGGAAGACGGACGACCTGGTGTTAAGCGAATTGAGCATGGTGAATGCCCGGGTACGGCCGACCCTGGAAACCCAGCAACTGCACCTGCTGTTCCAGTCTTTTTATTTTATCCATATCAACGATTACAAATCCGCACTGAAAACTTTTTATGATCTGAACCGCCTTTTTGAAAAAAATCCCGACCGGTGGAAACATCCGCCAATAGATTACTACGCCGCGCTGAGCGGCATCCTCGACAGCCTCAGATCCATTAAGAAAACGAATGAAATCCCCTTCTACGTGGATAAGCTAAAGTGCCTGTGCCGGAAGCAATACCCGGAGCATTTCTGCTTCCTGATAAAAAAAACAGCGCTTATCTATGAACTGGCCTATCTCAATGATCAGGCGCACTATAAAGAAGCAACGGTTCATATCGCACAACAGAACAAAGAGATCTGGGAGGCTTACCGCTTCGCAGATCCGGAGAAACAAAAAGAGCTCTATTTTTATATAGCGCTCGCCTACTTCGGAAAAAGGAATTTTAAAAAAGCAATAAAATACGTCAACCAGGTAGTACTCGTCAAACGGGAAC includes:
- the rbsK gene encoding ribokinase, whose translation is MNHPEIIVVGSTNMDMVVKADHIPVPGETVIAGSFFMNPGGKGANQAVAIARLGGSVAFVSKLGNDVFGKQSSQLFDEEGIDTRFLLSDPEFPSGVALITVDKEGENSIVVAAGANANLFADDLKDALNALKKAQLILMQLEIPMETVRKTAEFARANGIKVILNPAPFSESLSKDVLKHIDVITPNQTEAEMLSGVKITTMEDAEKAARIIHDMGIPDVIITMGPEGAVLFSGGVVTRIPATRVTAVDTTAAGDVFNGALAVALSEARTLEAAVAFACDAAAISVTRMGAQSSIPYRNEMIVRMIK